From Cinclus cinclus chromosome 26, bCinCin1.1, whole genome shotgun sequence, one genomic window encodes:
- the SYTL1 gene encoding synaptotagmin-like protein 1: MLASLVHARSAEHPVSPSPSGPAPRGVPAVSPLPGMALEPEALLDLSFLTEQERSSIAEVLRRDWQLQRREQGRISKLRKSVSDPARLRSLTGDWFCDARAQRHQQPLGSELVRASIRRRRRPRGTADLERGPGLGELEAIDEPLAEEREDEDGALETDESSPTEEVQEAPEPQPRPPAPAVEETPMSQPLLEGDIPAREQDSLTQTGDTGGGNGLGSSSREDAEEEPDSTRSSHSAGQRPETPQMDQTPPDPLSSQNGHAPPSLLSTSSSVSSLSSSTLSGSLMSLYSEGELGRVPVRGCVQFSLCYHPAKKELQVHVLRCRELAEAKKQRSDPYIKTYLLPDKSNRSKRKTAVRKRSLDPVFNETLKYKLEKRDLQGRTLNLSVWHHDSLGRNLFLGEVEVALGTWDWANTRPEWFNLQPRMPIPSDGLASRGSLNLALKFIPAGSEGAGMPPTGELHIWVKDAQSLIPLQSGTVDAFVQCYVLPDDSKASRQKTRVVKRSLNPLFNHTMVYDGFQAKDLGEACAEFTLWHHEAFSKRQLGGIRLSLGTGSSYGLPVGWMDSTAEEQGVWKQLLQQPGHWVEALLPLRTNLVPRA; encoded by the exons ATGTTGGCATCGCTGGTGCACGCCCGGAGCGCTGAGCACCCCgtgtccccgtccccatccgGGCCAGCCCCGCGGGGTGTCCCCGCGGTGTCCCCGCTCCCCGGCATGGCCCTGGAGCCCGAGGCGCTGCTGGACCTGAGCTTCCTGACGGAGCAGGAGCGCAGCTCCATCGCCGAGGTGCTGCGCCGGGACTGGCAGCTCCAGAGGCGAGAGCAGGGACGCATCAG CAAGCTCCGCAAGTCGGTGTCGGACCCGGCGCGGCTGCGGAGCCTCACCGGGGACTGGTTCTGTGACGCCCGGGCCCAGCGgcaccagcagcccctgggctcCGAGCTCGTCCGAGCCTCCATCCGCCGCAGGCGGCGGCCCCGGG GAACGGCGGACCTGGAACGTGGCCCCGGTTTGGGCGAGCTGGAGGCCATTGATGAGCCGctggcagaggagagggaggatgaggatggtgcCTTGGAGACGGACGAGag TTCCCCCACAGAGGAGGTGCAGGAGGCCCCTGAGCCCCAG CCCAGGCCCCCTGCCCCGGCCGTGGAGGAGACCCCGATGTCACAACCCCTGCTGGAGGGTGACATCCCAGCGAGGGAGCAGGACAGCCTGACCCAGACAG GTGACACGGGAGGAGGGAACGGCCTTGGCTCATCCAGcagggaggatgctgaggaggAGCCAGACTCCACACGAAGCAGCCACAGTGCTGGGCAG AGACCAGAGACCCCCCAGATGGATCAGACCCCCCCAGACCCGCTGTCCTCACAGAACGGCCATGCCCCCCCGAGCCTGCTGAGCACCAGCTCCTCCGTGTCCAGCCTCAGCTCCTCCACG CTGAGTGGGAGCCTGATGAGCCTGTACAGCGagggggagctgggcagggtgCCCGTGCggggctgtgtccagttctcCCTGTGCTACCACCCGGCCaagaaggagctgcaggttcaCGTCCTGCGCTGCCGCGAGCTGGCCGAGGCCAAGAAGCAGCGCTCGGACCC GTACATCAAGACGTACCTGCTGCCCGACAAATCCAACCGCAGCAAGCGCAAGACCGcggtgaggaagaggagcttGGACCCCGTCTTCAATGAAACCCTCAAG TACAAGCTGGAGAAGAGGGACCTGCAGGGCCGGACCCTGAACCTCTCCGTGTGGCACCACGACAGCCTGGGCAGGAACCTCTTTCTGGGGGAGGTGGAGGTGGCACTGGGCACCTGGGATTGGGCCAACACGCGCCCCGAGTGGTTCAATCTGCAGCCACGG ATGCCCATCCCCTCAGACGGCCTCGCCAGCCGGGGCAGCCTCAACCTGGCTCTGAAGTTCATCCCCGCCGGCTCAGAAG GAGCGGGGATGCCACCCACGGGCGAGCTGCACATCTGGGTGAAGGatgctcagagcctcatcccGCTGCAGAGCGGCACCGTGGACGCCTTCGTGCAGTG CTACGTGCTGCCCGATGACAGCAAGGCCAGCCGGCAGAAGACACGGGTGGTGAAGCGGAGCCTGAACCCCCTCTTCAACCACACCATGGTGTACGACGGCTTCCAGGCCAAAGACCTGGGGGAGGCGTGCGCCGAGTTCACCCTCTGGCACCACGAAGCCTTTTCCAAGCGCCAGCTGGGAGGCATCCGGCTCAGCCTGGGCACCG GCAGCAGCTACGGGCTGCCCGTGGGCTGGATGGACTCGACGGCGGAGGAGCAGGGGGtgtggaagcagctgctgcagcagcccgggcACTGGGTGGAAGCGCTGCTCCCCCTGAGAACCAACCTGGTGCCCCGGGCATAG
- the CD164L2 gene encoding CD164 sialomucin-like 2 protein, translated as MAPPGPGALRCALLCALLCAQGPAPTRAGTAGGRECGKLRSCEMCTGRTHPHNGTDCVWVGCGTPEEPETGSCVRRGSAVRESCALYNSSTLCRALKSHTEEPPRSHSKEPVTHPTRTTTTSAPLTGSPEFHPPGFDTASFIGGIVLVLCVQAVTFFIIKFIKSKDSTYQTL; from the exons atGGCCCCGCCGGGCCCCGGGGCGCTGCGCTGCGCGCTCCTGTGCGCGCTCCTGTGCGCGCAGGGACCCGCTCCCACCCGCGCAGGTACGGCCGGGGGGC GAGAGTGTGGCAAGCTGAGGTCCTGCGAGATGTGTACGGGCAGGACCCACCCCCACAACGGCACCGACTGCGTCTGGGTGGGCTGCGGGACCCCCGAGGAGCcag AAACAGGGAGCTGCGTGCGGAGAGGCTCGGCGGTGCGGGAGAGCTGCGCGCTCTACAACAGCAGCACCCTGTGCCGAG CACTGAAGTCCCACACGGAAGAGCCTCCACGATCCCATAGCAAGGAGCCAGTGACACACCCCACAA GGACCACCACCACCAGTGCCCCGCTGACAGGCAGCCCCGAGTTTCACCCGCCCGGCTTCGACACGGCGAGTTTCATCGGGGGCATcgtgctggtgctgtgtgtgcaggCCGTCACCTTCTTCATCATCAAGTTCATCAAGTCAAAGGACAGCACCTACCAAACACTGTAA
- the GPR3 gene encoding G-protein coupled receptor 3 gives MMEKEPPNSSEGQQGWFSARNGSGSSLDLESVVQPLALNPWDVVLCVSGTIISCENAIVVVVIFYTPAFRAPMFLLIGSLATADLLAGLGLILHFAFVYFIPSEALSLLTVGLLVTSFTASVSSLLTITIDRYLSLYNALTYYSERTVTRTYIMLILTWGASVSYGLLPVLGWNCLKEPSACSIVRPLTKSHLTVLSVSFLAVFAAVLQLYAQICRIVCRHAHQIAVQRHLLASSHDVTTRKGIATLAVILGTFASCWLPFAVYGLLGDHSSPALYTYATLLPATYNSVLNPVIYAFRNQEIQKVLWAVCCGCFSSAPPFRSRSPSDV, from the coding sequence ATGATGGAGAAAGAGCCCCCCAACTCCAGCGAAGGCCAGCAGGGCTGGTTCTCAGCCAGGAATGGCAGTGGCAGCTCCTTGGATCTGGAGTCTGTGGTGCAACCCCTCGCCTTGAACCCGTGGGACGTTGTCCTCTGTGTCTCGGGGACCATCATCTCCTGTGAGAACGCCATCGTGGTGGTGGTCATCTTCTACACCCCGGCTTTCCGTGCCCCCATGTTCCTCCTGATCGGCAGCCTGGCCACAGCCGACCTGCTGGCAGGTTTGGGGCTGATTCTGCACTTTGCCTTCGTGTACTTCATCCCCTCGGAGGCGCTCAGCCTGCTCACCGTGGGGCTCCTGGTCACCTCCTTCACGGCCAGCGTCAGCAGCCTGCTGACCATCACCATCGACCGCTACCTGTCCCTCTACAACGCCCTGACCTACTACTCGGAGAGGACGGTCACCAGGACTTACATCATGCTGATCCTCACCTGGGGAGCCTCCGTCAGCTACGGGCTGCTGCCCGTCCTGGGCTGGAACTGCCTGAAGGAGCCCTCGGCCTGCAGCATCGTCAGGCCGCTCACCAAGAGCCACCTGACGGTCCTGTCCGTGTCGTTCCTGGCGGTGTTCGCGGCCGTGCTCCAGCTGTACGCGCAGATCTGTCGGATCGTGTGCCGGCACGCTCACCAGATCGCCGTCCAGAGGCACCTCCTGGCCAGCTCCCACGACGTCACCACCCGCAAGGGCATCGCCACCCTGGCCGTCATCCTGGGCACCTTCGCGTcctgctggctgcccttcgCCGTGTACGGGCTGCTGGGCGACCACAGCTCCCCGGCCCTCTACACCTACGCCACCCTGCTCCCCGCCACCTACAACTCCGTGCTGAACCCCGTCATTTACGCCTTCCGGAACCAGGAGATCCAGAAGGTGCTGTGGGCCGTGTGCTGCGGCTGCTTCTCCTCCGCGCCGCCGTTCCGCTCCCGCTCCCCCAGTGACGTCTGA